Part of the Lotus japonicus ecotype B-129 chromosome 6, LjGifu_v1.2 genome, ttatgtaaataatagcaccaatagatataaataagataatagccacttaggcttataactagggataacatcctagggttgcatatttctcactgaacataaacgacagtaaatcacagttaacatgcctcaaatagaattaacaagtaccaaacacactcatcaactatgtcagtatgcatgttgcatgaaatgatatgcaggttaacccagtcaaccaaatgcattccggaaacggatggacatcaaacggatcaatcctagcaccagcaacggtgggaccattctgcccgcgtgcctcttacaccaaacatatgtatggacatcaacgagtcaatcctagcaccagcaacggtgggaccatttctgctcgcgtgcctctgggatggacatcaaacggatcaatcctagcaccagcaacggtgggaccattctgcccgcgtgtctcttacaccaaaccaaggtagccagatcagccgtaacccgtaggtctgccatttcggtctgctacaagagacgtctacagacgctcttacacggaaatccgggtcttatgaccattttggaatccgacgaggtccagagtacgtcctgtgttaatacctcattaatgttgcatgaatgcaggatgattagtcaaccaacgtctccgatctcactcaacacgtcgccacgtgttctaggtaaattaaagtttctaaaagcttaccctaaggtaaagtcgattctgcgacaaaatataataatcataaaatgagtgcaaccactcacgatgactcttcgggtcatcaatgctctcacgaagtctcacgcttcagtgaagtctcatgctctcacaaggtctcacgcctcagtggagttccatgctttccacaaggtctcacgcctcagtggagtatcccgcattcacaaggtctcacgcctcagtgaagcttctcggctcatcccttggatggctaacaaactgctcaacgagcgaaggagtaccaacatactcagaacttaccaaactcctcaacacttggatccgacgacactcctcgcttttccaaaactatgatttgacttccaatgccttccttcgaggttgttatcattacttaaagattttgaggttatttaaggtcttatgaattttctttataaaatagattccattttgtcttatcgcaagtcttatacatttgcaggatctcccaatcccaagtcgcttccagaggatgtctcgatccgctaaacaaaattaaggcccgaacctcgttcgtcctatcaaactttctcaaaactctcaaaataaaatcggcatgacctgcccgctattctcaccattcagaatctcagatttccagtacagagcatatttaaatcatcacaatcaacaacatgtcatatatcaataaatcgcatcataaacacttagcacttagcatataaagcatgcaccacacatcctagattacccacatagcacatagcatgtaagacaatctcaaaaacattcagtagatgaatcatctacattgtcagccgaagcctcagaaaacattttccaatcacacacaattccagtgcataaacagtaaacaatgtcgaaacatcgaccctaagcattaactagagattcagtgagaagccctcacctgtaggttctccagagttatctcctaacacttgttcacaatcaaaggcttgctcctctgggaattcctcaaaatcacctttagagcaaaaccacagaaatactatcagaatctatcgaaaactaagctatcgatacttactaaggttactcgaagtaatctatactctaaggtatgataatctagcgcgaaaagacaagttttcggaaaaggaaatttcctcctccccctctaatagctCACgaccactttgtgcaattatggggctcgatttttcttcgatcaaacttggttcctatgctttcataagccgtaactaagggtattctgaactcggaaaaattatcggatcaaaaactgtcgcaggggtattttggtcatgatttttaacttaggattttcaaaactgaaatcccaaaaataaaattttgcagggacgtcaccaacgacgtttatgacaactaatcctactagcactaagctaaggcgatagttttcagcctaaaggttgaagctttactccaaaaactccaaaaatgggtattttaggctaaaattgattccggcggaattccggcgacataacggaaaatctaacccggcagaagtgatcttgggcacatgaggaagaggtttagaatcagaaatgaaagattcaggatagttttgcaaaaacccataaactatccgctcagaaaactctacagaaaagctatggaaaaagcgatcagaggtaaggattagcgactatacctcgaagccttgaagtagcaactgattgatcaacgatcaagcaagaattgaacaaaatcttcttctccttcttccttgatgaactcgcggccttgagagggaaaatggaggagttttgtgtttttttctcacttgcttgctatatatagaaaatggtaattcgcgggaaaaatgaaagtttcgcgaatctgatttttccggcatcattctccatgaattctaagataggttttggcaaaggaattcctaagctaagaagatgtctccttgtatttttggcaactaatgcaaagtcggtgcaaagtcggtgtaaaactattttacccgataagttgctttttgcatcgaatgtcggaatggaaaacttccttctgaagaaagattgaaatcatcaagagaaatgggtgtacgcgtgtagaatattcatttgaagctctgaatagataaagtcttcattgtcgagaaattctagggttttgaaataccagggattcggtttcggcaaacttccgatgattggaatcggacgttcgtagattctagagtttcgcctcgaaacgattgtgatatatggaaaaagagaagttctaacatttctctgaagatttttggaattaacttccgtcgtgcctaaaagtgaaaattagctatatactagggtttctgacctaggtttaagcgtaaaacgatcgtgctataacttttatcgatcataatgcaatccttgaacttttcctgaactttctccttcataaatatatttcatttaataaactttcgttcaggtttcccttcacattacatcaaccctaatcgtgaataggaagtttattcacttagcataagcttaaaaacttgggccttacaacacCCCGATCATGCATTTTATGTGGGTCTTTGTAATGCCTCCACACTTGCAATGCAACATGTGCCTTGAATATCTTCAGCAATGTATTGCCATAAGGCCCCCAGGAAAGTATATGTCATCATCCTACTCCTCTTGCCGAACATCTTTATCACATTGTccatcctcttcatcttcctcctcctcctcttcctcctccgctTCTTCAGTAGAATCACTCTCCTCTTCTTCAccagaatcttcatcttcttgttcaCCAGAATCTTCATCAACTATATCATCATCATTCAGAGGTTCATCAATATCAACCATATCATCTTCTTGTTCAGGCTCTTGTACTACACTCGCTACAGTCGCTGCACTAGCTGCACGTTTCTTACGTGTTGATTCTTCACGCTTCTTACAGGCTGCCTCATCACGCTTTTTATGGGCTTCCTCTTCACGCTTTTTACGTATCGATTTCGTGGGGTGAACTCTACTAGAGCATACTTTACTTGGGGCGTACTCCGAATTCTTTGTTCTTGCCATATCTGAACCAATATTTGGAATGCTTAACATACGACACAAAACATAAAAGACAGAAAGGAATTGCAGCATTGGAACTTACTTATTTAAATCGCACCTTCAGGGGGCGCTATGGTCGCGCATTGAAGGAGCGTCTATGGCGCACACACCCTCAAGGAGCGTGATTTATAAACACGCTTCTTAAAGGTGCGATTTGCGATTTGAATGCACCTTCAAGGCGCGGTCATAGCGTACCCTGAAGGTGCGACGTAAAATCGAATGATATCGGTCGGGTCGATTACGTACTAGATCGTGTCGAGACAGAAAAGGGAGCAGATGTGGGGGCTCAACAGGCTTGTAGTGGCGACGGCTTAACGCGGTGGCGGTGGGAGATGCAGATTGTGAGGGGGCACGAGAGGAAAGGAAGCAGAGAGCAGATGTGAgttgaggggggggggggtggttTGAAAAGTTTTGATGGAGGAATTTTTTGAAATGAAGAAGAGGGAAGAAGTGGGGTAGTTAGTGGGGGATTTGGGGAAGCTTTTTAAAACGGCTTCTTTTAGACTTTTTTACACATTTTTTAAAGTTTGAATAGATGTGGGGGTCTAAATAACAATTCTCATATCAATATTACCAGCAAATTATCACCGACTGAGATCATGTTGCAGATTTGGTATGCTCTTTTTTCTATGATCTGCCGGTGCTGATGTTTTCCGCAACAAAACTGTCAGTGTCTTTGTGCTTCTTTgtacacaaataaataaaagatcTGGTTTTACTAGGGAAAAAAGGTAAAAGAATATATGTATTCAGGctaagattttatttttatttttattttaatttcaattcaaTAGTTAGTGTTTCAtgagaaagggaaattaaaCAGAATGAATAGAGGCTggataagaaaaataaacatttttatttttatttcattttattattattcttaatttttttaaattattactCCTATTCTTAAATTAAACATTAgcgttttaattattttaggctATTTAATCCTTTACTTTTATTACGCCTATTCACTTatctgtatttttttttgaaagtctaTTCACTTATCTGTTAATCAGAAGATTAAGAACTTTGCActtattagattagattataatttttttttggtgccTCGGAAAACATtggattagattagattagatacCTTTGATGTGATATGTcgctataataatttttttttttgataatgactataataatatatttaagCAAAGTTGACGCAGTTTACTAAATAATTACCTAGCTACGTGCTAACGAACATCGCTTTGTCCTATTAGCTTCAATTATTAATATGCATATCGCAAAGTTATTAAATTATGCAATGTGACATCAATTATTGATGCCTCTCATGAATGCACAACCCTGTATTTTCGTTAGAATCTAATCGTATATTCATTTATTACTTAACTAAACAAGTTTAAAAGCCACTATATATGATACATGTATTAttgtattataaatttataaccgtcaaaaaaattgatatatGTATTATGACATCAACTAAATAAGAAACTGGATCATCTCCCACTTATCTATCTGCGGCACTTTGTGGCCGGCCATTGATTTGTACATTGAGGGGTTAAGATTAATTCAAGTACaaaattaattcattaattaaaaaatacattagtcttttttagtttttcaaGGTATTTACACAGCCAGTAGACATAAGACTAATCCTCCAAAACTTCAAGAATTACGTTGACCTTTTACAAATGCTAGATCCTGCAGAATCCTGATTCAATAAATTAAATACTACTTCGAGTTAGCTgagaatttgtgttttattAATTACGAAATTAGTgaattaacattttttttaaagaatagcactcatatattttttgttCTTTGGCAGATCTTTTCACTCACTGAAAAATTAGACCATTAAATGTCGCTGTCAGCCAAAAACATTTCTGACATTATTTTTCTCGTATATATACATCAAAGAAAATATTAAACTTTTATATATAAAGTGTCAATATACTTATAActctaaattaatttaattttatctaGTGTTAATTGGTCTTCAATAAAAAAGTGTTAGTAGGTCATCTTAATTaacttattataaatataaaaatatataattacacTTTTTGTTAATTCATTTAGAAAGTCATCATCAATCAAGCTCTTCACTTGTGGATTAGGAAATAACGAACGACCTAACGTAGATACCAAAAGTCGTAATTAAACTATGCTTAAAAGGGGTGTTATCACTAAGTACATTGTTATTGATAACAAAACAGATCTCTTTGTAACCTCAAAAAGTCACTATAAGTCTATCAGATTTGGATGCAAAAAAATGACATTGTGTTTCTGAAGCGATGTTTCCCACCATAGATGACTTCTATGAACAAGGACatgaagttttagttttttattttacccCTTGGTCATGAattgaaaacaaattaaaacaccAAGTGATGTATCAATACATGCAACCATGCTATATAAATACGCAGATACACGGAAATGAGCCCTATGAGATATCTACAAGCCACTGTACTAAATACCTTATCAGCCTTAATTTAATTATGGGTTAAATGTGTtcaccgtccctgaactttgagcgagatctggtttccgtccctcgccggaaaatcttcctaacCCCATCCTCAGACTCAAGTATTTGTACGGAAACCGTCCTTGCCGCCGGTATAGCTCCGGCAGCCGTGCACGTGGCcgtgccacgtcatttaatgaaatgacatggcatttaaataaaaaaaaaattcttttaaaaattataattaagccCTCTGATTTAACCCTAACTAAACTAAATAATCCTAaaactaattaaccctaaaacctaattAAACTTTACTCCTTCAAAATCCCCAAATCCAAATTAGGGTTCACcatcttctttccctttccctCTTCCCTTCTCCATTGAACTGAGGCTGCACCTGCACCATCGATTTCttcccttcttcatcttctctgtcGATTTCTTCCTATCTTTCCTTCTTGTCCATCGAATCCTCTTCTCCTTTCACACGATTTCCTGTCTTCTCCGTCGAatcctcttcttctttcacGCGATTTCCTGGGTTTTCTGGTTCGTGTCCTTCAACCATGAGAAGACCGTGTTCATCTGGTTCTTGTGCATCCTCGAGCACTTACTCCATGCCTCCAAGCGGAATCTGTGCTTGTGGGGAACTAATTGTGTACCTGACATCTCACACTCCTGAAAATCCAGGAAGACATTTCTGGAGATGCAGGAATTTCAAGGTAAATTATCGCCTCTCTTTTTCCTTTAATCTGTCAATTTGAACTGCTATGTTAATCTGTCTCATTTTCATTGTAATTAAAGACCCCCAGGGACTGTGGTTTCTTCCTGTGGGATGAGGATGCAGGAGTCCAAAGTTCAGGAACACAACGTGTTGTTGATATGTTGAGGACAGAGTTGGAAGATTCAAAGGACAAATTGgatgaattgaagaagaaattgGAGGATACAAAGATGAAATTTGAGGACACAAAGATGAAATTGGAGGAAAGCAAGAACAAAATTAGCAAGCTTCAAAGGAAGCTTGACTGTGAGCTGCTGAATAAGAAAATGGCCTTTGCAGCCATACTGATTGTTGTGTTAGCTTGGGTTGTTAGCTTTTGCTTCCTTTATGGAAGAAAAATGTAATCTGAGAAGGGAATGGAGGTTATGTTGATGTTTTGGAAGTTATTTGGGTAGGTTGGTTGAGTTTAAGTAGAATCATGTAATGGAGTTTTTATTGTAACAAGTTCCTGAATTCAGAAGAAATGGCAATGGAATTGTTTCTTTTTTCAACATTGTTTTGATGTATATAATGTCTCATTTGTAATTGAAAGGTAAAAAGAACTAGAAGACACATAAAGTAAAGTGAAAGAGAGAATCTTTGACTAATGTAATGCCAACAACATCAAGCTTCATAATTCAATGTCAAGTGGTCCACACATCCACACATTCAGAATACAAAATGGTTCTAAACAAAGCTTAAGTGGTCCAAATTACATAAAAAACAACAGCAAACACTTCAACCCATGTGCTTCCTAAACGATATCAAAATGTGCACCCATGTGGTGTCAAAAGTAATGCCAACAAACCACAAAATATTCCCACTTGGTCTGTTCACATTAAATATCTTTCAGCCCTCCATTATTGCTCCACAACCGAGCCCTTACTAACCACAACAACCTTCAACCCTCTCATTTAGCAACTTGAGATTGGAGTGCCTGCACAACTTGAGATGGCTCCTCTTGAACAGCAGCAGATCCACCAGCAGATCCACTTCCACCACCAACATTAGATGGCCCTGCTCCATGAACATAGTGCAATCTTGCCATGTCTTGATCCCATTGTTCCCTTAGCATGGCAGGTATTTCATCAAACTGGATCTGATGTTGAACAATATGAATATTAATCATTATTTTTGATGAGAAACTTGTAGATCTGTTTAAAATAAGACCACATGTTAT contains:
- the LOC130726030 gene encoding uncharacterized protein At4g04775-like, with the translated sequence MRRPCSSGSCASSSTYSMPPSGICACGELIVYLTSHTPENPGRHFWRCRNFKTPRDCGFFLWDEDAGVQSSGTQRVVDMLRTELEDSKDKLDELKKKLEDTKMKFEDTKMKLEESKNKISKLQRKLDCELLNKKMAFAAILIVVLAWVVSFCFLYGRKM